The following are from one region of the Bradyrhizobium septentrionale genome:
- a CDS encoding CpaD family pilus assembly protein, whose translation MTRNTRNGRARTLPLFGALLVSAIALGGCNLTGDNITTGTVPDDYRQRHPIAVTEGEQSIVVFVGRARGNLTETQRDDVMGLARTWRREGTGAIAIDVPADTPNSRSAQAVYQEIRGLLASMGVPAHAITRRAYRLDDPRALATIRLSYPKMAAVAGPCGLWPADLGPSIYNPAYNENKQYDNFGCATQRNLAAMVANPSDLEQPRTETAAYTPRRSIAFEKYRKGETTATTYPEAEKAKLSDAAK comes from the coding sequence ATGACACGCAACACACGGAACGGTCGGGCCAGAACGCTGCCGCTGTTCGGCGCCCTTCTCGTCAGCGCGATCGCGCTTGGCGGCTGCAATCTGACCGGCGATAATATCACCACCGGCACGGTGCCCGATGACTACCGGCAACGGCACCCGATCGCCGTCACCGAGGGCGAGCAGTCGATCGTGGTCTTCGTCGGCCGGGCCCGCGGCAATCTCACCGAAACCCAGCGCGACGACGTCATGGGACTGGCCCGCACCTGGCGCCGCGAAGGTACCGGCGCGATTGCGATCGACGTGCCGGCCGACACCCCGAACTCGCGCTCGGCGCAGGCGGTGTACCAGGAGATCCGCGGATTGCTCGCGTCGATGGGCGTGCCCGCCCACGCCATCACCCGGCGTGCCTATCGCCTGGACGATCCGCGCGCGCTCGCCACCATCCGCCTCAGCTATCCGAAGATGGCCGCAGTCGCCGGCCCCTGCGGGTTGTGGCCGGCCGACCTCGGTCCCTCGATCTACAATCCCGCCTACAACGAGAACAAGCAGTACGACAATTTCGGCTGCGCCACGCAGCGCAACCTCGCCGCGATGGTCGCCAATCCGTCCGACCTCGAACAGCCCAGGACCGAGACCGCAGCCTACACGCCGCGCCGTTCGATCGCGTTCGAGAAATACCGCAAGGGCGAAACGACCGCGACCACCTATCCCGAAGCCGAGAAAGCCAAGCTGAGCGACGCCGCGAAATGA
- a CDS encoding AAA family ATPase, protein MTAEQQDEPQHGNDYIAPAPRISVQAFCASVATATTARAAADDRRLAKAHLSVHMGGIAAAIDTYHKAPTPNVIMLETEPDSDFLAGLDELSTVCDPGTRVVVLGTPGEAAPYRELVRRGVNDYVIGPVKVLDIVRSICSLFSSSEAVSVGRLIAVAGAKGGVGASTIAHNVAWTIARDLGLDSVVIDLDLAFGTAGLDYNQDPVQGIANAVYAPERPDSAFMERLLSKCGDHLSLLAAPATLDQVYDFGAEAFDAIFDTMRMTTSCIVLDVPHQWTAWTKRVLVGADDILIVAEPDLANMRNTKNMMNLLKTARPNDRPPLYCLNQVGMSKRPEIEVKDFAKTIDSQPIAAIPFDCRLFGEAANNGQMIAEVSARHRTTRTFLQIAHRLTGRADLAEARESFLSPILRKLQSRRNDGRRATG, encoded by the coding sequence ATGACCGCCGAACAACAAGACGAGCCGCAGCACGGCAACGACTACATCGCGCCGGCACCGCGGATTTCCGTGCAGGCCTTCTGCGCCAGCGTCGCGACCGCCACCACCGCGCGCGCCGCTGCCGACGACCGGCGGCTCGCCAAGGCCCACCTCTCCGTCCATATGGGCGGCATCGCCGCGGCGATCGACACCTATCACAAGGCGCCGACGCCCAACGTCATCATGCTGGAAACCGAGCCGGACAGCGATTTCCTCGCCGGTCTCGACGAGCTTTCCACTGTCTGCGATCCCGGCACCCGCGTCGTCGTGCTCGGCACGCCGGGTGAGGCTGCGCCGTATCGCGAACTGGTGCGGCGCGGCGTCAACGATTACGTCATCGGGCCGGTCAAGGTGCTCGACATCGTGCGCTCGATCTGCAGCCTGTTCTCGTCCTCCGAGGCGGTTTCCGTCGGCCGCCTGATCGCGGTCGCGGGCGCCAAGGGCGGCGTCGGCGCCTCGACCATCGCCCACAATGTCGCCTGGACCATCGCGCGCGACCTCGGGCTGGATTCGGTCGTCATCGATCTCGACCTCGCCTTCGGTACCGCCGGCCTCGACTACAACCAGGATCCGGTGCAAGGCATCGCCAACGCAGTGTACGCACCCGAGCGTCCGGACAGCGCCTTCATGGAGCGCCTGCTTTCGAAGTGCGGCGATCATCTCAGCCTGCTGGCGGCGCCTGCCACCCTCGATCAGGTCTACGATTTCGGTGCCGAAGCGTTCGATGCCATCTTCGATACGATGCGGATGACCACATCCTGCATCGTGCTCGACGTTCCGCATCAATGGACCGCCTGGACCAAACGCGTCCTGGTCGGCGCGGATGATATCCTGATCGTGGCCGAGCCCGACCTCGCCAACATGCGCAACACCAAGAACATGATGAACCTGCTGAAGACCGCGCGGCCCAACGACCGGCCGCCACTCTACTGCCTGAACCAGGTCGGCATGTCGAAACGTCCCGAGATCGAGGTCAAGGACTTCGCCAAGACGATCGACAGCCAGCCGATCGCGGCAATCCCGTTCGACTGCAGGCTGTTCGGAGAGGCCGCCAACAATGGTCAGATGATCGCGGAAGTCTCCGCGCGCCACCGCACCACACGGACCTTTCTGCAGATCGCCCATCGCCTGACCGGCCGCGCCGACCTTGCGGAAGCTCGCGAGTCGTTCCTGTCGCCGATCCTCAGGAAGCTGCAGTCACGCCGCAACGATGGGCGACGCGCGACGGGCTGA
- the metC gene encoding cystathionine beta-lyase: MTSSDGSKPSHPQHAATRLVTAGRDSKAQKGFVNPPVFHGSTVLYPTAEDLHAHRAEFTYGRHGSPTTRALQDVLIALEGPQCAGVGLAPSGLSAISTTLLAVLKAGDHLLVCDNAYRPTRNFCDNMLKRYGIGTSYFDPLIGAGIETLFKPNTRAVLIEAPGSQTFEMPDVRAIAAVAHARGALVIDDNTWATALYHRSLEQGVDISMQAGTKYVGGHSDIMFGTIAANAKAWPLVQEAIRLLGVCAGPDDVYLALRGVRTLSVRLAQHHRSGLDMARWLAARPEVERVLHPALETDPGHAIWKRDFTGASGLFSIVLKPVPQSAVDAMLNSLTLFGMGFSWGGFESLAIPFDCSDYRTATKWSPGGPALRLHIGLENLDDLKSDLDRGFAALKAAL; this comes from the coding sequence ATGACCTCCTCCGACGGCTCCAAGCCCTCCCATCCGCAACATGCCGCAACACGCCTGGTCACGGCCGGCCGCGACAGCAAGGCCCAGAAGGGCTTCGTCAACCCGCCGGTCTTTCACGGCTCGACCGTGCTCTATCCGACTGCTGAGGACCTCCACGCCCATCGCGCCGAATTTACCTATGGCCGCCACGGCAGCCCGACCACGCGGGCGCTGCAGGATGTGCTGATCGCACTGGAAGGCCCGCAATGCGCCGGCGTCGGCCTCGCCCCGTCGGGACTGTCCGCCATCAGCACCACGCTGCTCGCCGTGCTCAAGGCCGGCGATCATCTGCTGGTGTGCGACAACGCCTATCGGCCGACCCGCAATTTCTGCGACAATATGCTCAAGCGCTATGGCATCGGGACCAGCTATTTCGATCCGCTGATCGGCGCCGGCATCGAGACGCTGTTCAAGCCGAACACCCGCGCCGTGCTGATCGAGGCGCCCGGCTCGCAGACCTTCGAGATGCCCGATGTGCGGGCGATAGCGGCCGTCGCGCACGCCCGCGGCGCGCTCGTGATCGACGACAACACCTGGGCGACGGCGCTCTATCACCGCTCGCTCGAACAGGGCGTCGACATCAGCATGCAGGCCGGCACCAAATATGTGGGCGGCCACTCCGACATCATGTTCGGCACCATCGCGGCCAATGCGAAGGCCTGGCCGCTGGTGCAAGAGGCGATCCGACTGCTCGGCGTCTGCGCCGGACCCGACGACGTCTATCTCGCGCTGCGCGGGGTGCGCACGCTCTCGGTGCGGCTTGCGCAGCACCACCGCTCCGGGCTCGATATGGCGCGCTGGCTTGCGGCGCGGCCCGAGGTCGAGCGCGTGCTGCACCCGGCCCTCGAGACCGATCCGGGTCACGCGATCTGGAAACGCGACTTCACCGGCGCTTCCGGCCTGTTCAGCATCGTGCTCAAGCCTGTGCCGCAGAGCGCGGTCGATGCGATGCTCAATTCGCTGACGCTGTTCGGCATGGGCTTCTCCTGGGGCGGCTTCGAGAGCCTCGCGATCCCGTTCGACTGCAGCGACTATCGCACCGCGACCAAATGGTCGCCGGGCGGGCCTGCACTGCGGCTACATATCGGGCTGGAAAATCTCGACGACCTCAAGTCCGATCTCGATCGGGGATTTGCGGCGTTGAAGGCCGCGCTCTGA
- a CDS encoding amino acid ABC transporter permease: MTDMAASSFVRQDLVPERPAPAKTTGFIGLVRSRLLSSPGNILLTILGLLLVWFTIIPAAKFLLVDAVWTGKDRTACLTENAGHAVGACWPYIQAKLAQLIYGFYPEAQRWRVNLTFLLATLLLLPLLVPRLPAKGVNSGLFFFAFPAVALFLLHGGGIAGFGVSWTAGVLQLFDESIGGAGQILVNLSKTSAIAPLFWVLGKLIVLIGLLIHWLIYPLSWLRDQMQASSQPVWVDFLVTAVIVSAVLFVLGGGVRTGRRALIGSLVTFAGIAIVIKLMGLDRGGLPIVDTRLWGGLLVTLVIAITGIVASMPIGIALALGRRSSIPLIRIFSITFIEFWRGVPLITVLFFATYMLPLFVPGNFAVDGLMRALIGVALFTGAYLAEVIRGGLAAVPRGQPEAASALGLSWWKTTSLIVLPQALRYVIPGIVNTFIGLFKDTSLVSIVALFDLLGSLRASFADPVWTTPTTAFTGFAFAGLIYFVFCFGMSRYSLFVENRLNAHRRH, encoded by the coding sequence ATGACGGATATGGCCGCGTCGTCCTTTGTCCGACAGGATCTGGTCCCCGAGCGCCCCGCGCCGGCAAAGACCACCGGCTTCATCGGCCTGGTGCGTTCGCGGCTGCTGAGCTCGCCGGGCAACATCCTGCTCACGATCCTCGGGCTGCTGCTGGTCTGGTTCACGATTATCCCGGCGGCCAAGTTCCTGCTGGTCGACGCGGTCTGGACTGGCAAGGACCGCACCGCGTGCCTCACTGAGAACGCCGGACACGCGGTCGGCGCCTGCTGGCCCTATATCCAGGCCAAGCTGGCGCAGCTGATCTATGGCTTCTATCCGGAAGCCCAGCGCTGGCGCGTCAATCTGACCTTCCTGCTCGCCACACTATTGCTGCTGCCGCTGCTCGTTCCGCGACTGCCGGCCAAGGGGGTGAACTCCGGCCTGTTCTTCTTCGCCTTCCCGGCGGTGGCGTTGTTCCTGCTGCACGGCGGCGGCATCGCCGGATTCGGCGTGAGCTGGACGGCCGGCGTGTTGCAGCTGTTCGACGAGAGCATTGGCGGCGCCGGGCAGATCCTGGTCAATCTCAGCAAGACCTCGGCGATCGCTCCGTTGTTCTGGGTGCTCGGCAAGCTGATCGTCCTGATCGGCTTGCTGATCCACTGGTTGATCTATCCGCTGAGCTGGCTGCGCGACCAGATGCAGGCCTCGTCGCAACCGGTCTGGGTCGACTTTCTCGTCACCGCCGTGATCGTCTCCGCCGTTCTGTTCGTTCTCGGAGGTGGCGTGCGCACCGGCCGCCGGGCGCTGATTGGCAGCCTCGTGACGTTTGCCGGGATCGCTATCGTGATCAAGCTGATGGGGCTCGACCGCGGCGGCCTTCCGATCGTCGATACGCGGCTGTGGGGCGGCCTTCTGGTGACGCTGGTGATCGCCATCACCGGCATCGTCGCCTCGATGCCGATCGGGATCGCCCTGGCGCTCGGCCGTCGGTCGAGCATTCCGCTGATCCGGATATTCTCGATCACCTTCATCGAATTCTGGCGCGGCGTGCCGCTGATCACGGTGCTGTTCTTCGCGACCTACATGCTGCCGCTGTTCGTGCCGGGCAATTTCGCCGTCGACGGCCTGATGCGCGCGCTGATCGGAGTCGCGCTGTTCACCGGTGCCTACTTGGCCGAGGTGATCAGGGGCGGCCTGGCGGCCGTGCCGCGCGGGCAGCCGGAAGCCGCGTCCGCGCTTGGCCTGTCATGGTGGAAGACGACGTCGCTGATCGTGTTGCCGCAGGCGCTGCGCTACGTCATTCCCGGCATCGTCAACACCTTCATCGGGCTGTTCAAGGATACCTCGCTGGTATCGATCGTCGCGCTGTTCGATCTGTTGGGCTCATTGCGGGCGTCGTTCGCCGATCCGGTCTGGACCACGCCGACGACCGCCTTCACCGGCTTCGCCTTCGCCGGCCTCATCTATTTCGTGTTCTGCTTTGGAATGTCGCGCTACTCGCTGTTCGTCGAAAATCGGCTCAACGCCCACCGCCGCCACTGA
- a CDS encoding amino acid ABC transporter substrate-binding protein, whose product MKRVSLAVILAAAAALSVQAASAQTLKTVKDRGQLSCGVSQGLPGFSSPDDKGNWTGIDVDVCRAIAAEIFDDPTKVKFVPLSAKDRFTALQSGEIDVLSRNTTWTVSRDTSLGANFTGVTYYDGQGFMVKKSLKVNSALELNSASVCVQTGTTTEQNLADFFKGNNMKYEVIAFGTIDEAVKAYESGRCDVFTDDASGLYASRLKLANAADHIVLPEIISKEPLGPMVRHGDDQWFDIVKWTLFAMINAEELGITQKNVDAMLKSDKPEMKRVLGTDGNLGEQLGLTKDWVVRIVKAVGNYGETFERNVGTGSPLGIARGVNNLWNKGGIQYAPPIR is encoded by the coding sequence ATGAAACGCGTATCCCTGGCTGTCATACTAGCCGCTGCCGCCGCCTTGTCGGTCCAGGCGGCCTCGGCGCAAACCCTCAAGACGGTCAAGGACCGCGGTCAATTGTCCTGCGGCGTCAGCCAGGGTCTGCCTGGTTTTTCATCGCCTGATGACAAGGGCAACTGGACCGGGATCGATGTCGACGTCTGCCGGGCCATTGCGGCCGAGATTTTCGACGACCCGACCAAGGTCAAGTTCGTGCCGCTGTCGGCCAAGGACCGCTTCACGGCGCTGCAATCCGGTGAGATCGACGTGCTGTCGCGCAACACCACCTGGACGGTGTCGCGCGATACCTCGCTCGGCGCCAATTTCACCGGCGTGACCTATTATGACGGGCAGGGCTTCATGGTGAAGAAGTCGCTCAAGGTCAATTCGGCTCTCGAGCTGAACAGCGCCTCGGTCTGCGTGCAGACCGGCACCACGACGGAGCAGAATCTCGCCGACTTCTTCAAGGGCAACAACATGAAGTACGAGGTGATCGCTTTCGGCACCATCGACGAGGCCGTCAAGGCATATGAATCCGGACGCTGCGACGTCTTCACCGACGACGCCTCCGGGCTCTATGCCAGCCGCCTGAAGCTCGCGAATGCCGCCGATCACATCGTGCTTCCGGAGATCATTTCCAAGGAACCGTTGGGGCCGATGGTGCGTCACGGCGACGACCAGTGGTTCGACATCGTGAAGTGGACGCTGTTTGCGATGATCAATGCCGAGGAACTCGGCATCACCCAGAAGAACGTCGACGCGATGTTGAAATCGGACAAGCCGGAAATGAAGCGGGTGCTCGGCACCGACGGCAATCTGGGCGAACAGCTCGGCCTCACCAAGGACTGGGTCGTGCGCATCGTCAAGGCGGTCGGCAATTACGGCGAAACCTTCGAGCGTAACGTCGGCACCGGCTCGCCCCTCGGCATCGCCCGCGGCGTCAACAATCTCTGGAACAAGGGCGGGATCCAGTACGCACCGCCGATCCGCTGA
- a CDS encoding amino acid ABC transporter ATP-binding protein, with protein MSTTPIVNISALNKWYGDFHVLRDINLEVGKGERIVICGPSGSGKSTLIRCINALEEFQEGEIVVDGIELGPNLRRVDEVRREVGMVFQSFNLFPHLTVLDNCTLAPIWVRNIPKKDAEAAAMKFLERVKIPHQANKFPGQMSGGQQQRVAIARALTMNPKVMLFDEPTSALDPEMVKEVLDTMVDLAREGMTMLVVTHEMGFAREVANRVVFMDAGQIIESNTPQEFFANPQHARSKLFLSQILR; from the coding sequence ATGTCCACAACCCCGATCGTCAATATTTCCGCGCTCAACAAATGGTACGGCGACTTCCACGTGTTGCGCGACATCAACCTCGAGGTCGGCAAGGGCGAGCGCATCGTGATCTGCGGCCCGTCCGGCTCGGGCAAGTCGACGCTGATCCGCTGCATCAACGCGCTGGAGGAATTCCAGGAGGGCGAGATCGTGGTCGACGGCATCGAGCTCGGTCCGAACCTGCGCCGCGTCGACGAGGTCCGCCGCGAAGTCGGCATGGTGTTCCAGAGCTTCAACCTGTTTCCGCATCTCACCGTGCTCGACAATTGCACGCTGGCGCCGATCTGGGTGCGCAACATCCCGAAGAAGGATGCCGAGGCGGCCGCGATGAAGTTCCTCGAGCGCGTCAAGATTCCGCATCAGGCCAACAAGTTTCCCGGCCAGATGTCGGGCGGTCAGCAGCAGCGCGTCGCGATCGCCCGCGCGCTGACCATGAACCCGAAGGTGATGCTGTTCGACGAGCCGACCTCGGCGCTCGACCCGGAGATGGTCAAGGAGGTGCTCGACACCATGGTCGATCTCGCCAGGGAGGGCATGACCATGCTGGTCGTGACCCACGAGATGGGCTTTGCCCGCGAGGTGGCCAACCGCGTCGTGTTCATGGACGCCGGCCAGATCATCGAGTCGAACACGCCGCAGGAGTTCTTCGCCAACCCGCAGCACGCGCGGTCGAAGCTGTTCTTGAGCCAGATTTTGCGGTGA
- a CDS encoding type II and III secretion system protein family protein: MTSGARQLATRTTLVRSLSFSAVTALMLIPALAIAADPDKNADVAVTSSIAAKTRFVSLGVGKSVVVDLPREAKDVLVADPKIANAVIRSAQRAYIIGAAVGQTNVVFFDADGNQVASYDIAIKRDLNGMRAALKQMLPGVQIEGVGESVVLSGTVASPVEAQQAGEIAAKLVGSADKVVNSIVVRGRDQVMLKVTVAEVRRDVVKQLGVDLSANMNYGTAAVVFNNANAFTANNGPLAPGNVLTGAALNKLGVPTVTATLRAMESAGVVKTLAEPNLTAISGESATFISGGEFPIPTGVTCQTTTSGTIGNCVQTVSFKKFGISLNFTPVVLSEGRISLKVMTEVSEVSMENALTGGQGGTTIPSIKTRRADTTLEVPSGGSIAMAGLIQEQTKQAVNGMPGVDQIPVLGQLFRSQDFVNNETELMVIVTPYVVRAVAQKELSRPDDGFAPASDAQSALLARVNRIYGVAARAEPIGATPVNFGFIID, from the coding sequence ATGACATCGGGTGCAAGACAACTGGCGACACGGACCACGCTGGTCCGTTCGCTGTCATTCTCGGCGGTGACCGCGCTGATGCTGATCCCTGCCCTCGCCATCGCGGCCGATCCCGACAAGAACGCGGATGTCGCGGTGACGAGCAGCATTGCCGCCAAGACGCGCTTCGTCTCGCTCGGCGTCGGCAAGTCTGTCGTGGTCGACCTGCCGCGCGAGGCCAAGGACGTCCTGGTCGCCGATCCCAAGATCGCCAACGCCGTGATCCGCTCGGCGCAGCGCGCCTACATCATCGGCGCGGCGGTCGGCCAGACCAACGTGGTGTTCTTCGACGCCGACGGCAACCAGGTCGCCTCCTACGACATCGCGATCAAGCGCGATCTCAACGGCATGCGCGCCGCGCTGAAGCAGATGCTGCCGGGCGTCCAGATCGAGGGCGTCGGCGAGAGCGTGGTGCTGAGCGGCACGGTTGCGAGCCCGGTCGAAGCGCAGCAGGCAGGCGAGATCGCCGCGAAGCTGGTCGGCAGCGCCGACAAGGTCGTCAACTCCATCGTGGTGCGCGGTCGTGACCAGGTGATGCTCAAGGTGACCGTCGCCGAAGTGCGCCGCGATGTCGTCAAGCAGCTCGGTGTCGATCTCAGCGCCAACATGAACTACGGCACCGCCGCGGTGGTCTTCAACAACGCCAACGCCTTCACCGCCAACAACGGACCGCTCGCCCCCGGCAACGTTCTGACCGGAGCGGCCCTGAACAAGCTCGGCGTACCGACCGTCACCGCGACGCTGCGCGCGATGGAGAGCGCGGGCGTGGTCAAGACGCTGGCCGAGCCCAACCTCACCGCGATCTCGGGCGAGTCGGCGACCTTTATTTCAGGCGGCGAGTTTCCGATCCCGACCGGCGTCACCTGCCAGACCACGACGTCGGGCACGATCGGCAACTGCGTCCAGACCGTCAGCTTCAAGAAGTTCGGTATCTCGCTCAACTTCACTCCGGTGGTGCTGTCGGAGGGACGCATCAGCCTGAAGGTGATGACCGAGGTCTCCGAAGTCTCGATGGAGAACGCGCTGACCGGCGGCCAGGGCGGCACGACCATTCCCTCGATCAAGACGCGCCGCGCCGACACCACGCTGGAAGTGCCCTCCGGCGGCTCGATCGCGATGGCCGGATTGATCCAGGAACAGACCAAGCAGGCCGTCAACGGAATGCCCGGGGTCGATCAGATCCCGGTCCTCGGCCAGCTGTTCAGGAGCCAGGACTTCGTCAACAACGAGACCGAACTCATGGTCATCGTGACGCCCTATGTGGTGCGTGCCGTCGCGCAGAAGGAATTGTCCCGTCCGGATGACGGCTTTGCCCCGGCGTCCGACGCGCAGTCGGCGCTGCTGGCACGGGTCAATCGCATCTACGGCGTTGCCGCACGTGCCGAACCGATCGGCGCCACGCCGGTCAATTTCGGCTTCATCATCGACTGA
- the cpaB gene encoding Flp pilus assembly protein CpaB produces the protein MKTARIVVLGIAGVAGLAAMYLASIGDRKPAPPPPPVAQLPTVEVLVAKSDIGLGQSLKAEDVQWQRWPAETASSAFLRHDTNADAMNEVIGSIARAPFIVGEPIREQKLVKANGSGFMAAILPSGMRAISTEISPETGAGGFILPNDRVDVILSRRDKNPDQQQGTRDIVTTEILLSNVRVLAIDQAPKEKDGNNSLVGKTVTLELKPEQAETLARARQTGTLALALRSIADVNETIDQTNDHAPKRGESIKVVRFGIPSSQTTQK, from the coding sequence ATGAAGACGGCACGCATCGTGGTCCTCGGCATCGCCGGCGTCGCAGGCCTCGCGGCCATGTATCTCGCAAGCATTGGCGATCGCAAACCGGCACCGCCGCCACCGCCGGTGGCGCAGTTGCCGACCGTCGAGGTGCTGGTGGCGAAGTCCGACATCGGCCTCGGTCAGTCGCTCAAGGCCGAAGACGTGCAGTGGCAGCGCTGGCCGGCTGAAACCGCGAGCAGCGCGTTCCTGCGCCACGACACCAATGCCGACGCCATGAACGAAGTGATCGGCTCGATCGCGCGCGCTCCGTTCATCGTCGGCGAACCGATCCGCGAGCAAAAGCTGGTCAAGGCCAATGGCAGCGGCTTCATGGCCGCGATCCTGCCGTCGGGCATGCGGGCAATCTCCACGGAGATCTCGCCGGAGACCGGCGCCGGCGGCTTCATCCTGCCGAACGACCGCGTCGATGTGATCCTGTCGCGACGCGACAAGAATCCCGATCAGCAGCAAGGCACTCGCGACATCGTCACCACCGAAATCCTGCTGTCCAACGTCCGCGTGCTGGCGATCGACCAGGCGCCGAAGGAGAAGGACGGCAACAACTCCCTCGTCGGCAAGACCGTGACCCTCGAGCTCAAGCCCGAACAGGCCGAGACGCTCGCGCGCGCCCGGCAGACCGGCACGCTGGCGCTCGCGCTGCGCAGCATCGCCGACGTCAACGAGACGATCGATCAGACCAACGACCATGCCCCGAAGCGGGGCGAGAGCATCAAGGTGGTTCGCTTCGGCATCCCGAGCTCTCAGACGACACAGAAGTGA
- a CDS encoding amino acid ABC transporter permease, with protein MSIAPRKPPLQFALRLKRMLGGKAGWNGLAAQIGFAAILAWIAYEIVANARLNLETQHIASGFGFLNYNAGFDVSQSLIAYTNADTYWRVFFVGLLNTILVSVIGIVFATVIGFIVALCRLSPNWLLSRIGGIYVEIIRNLPLLFQILFWYLAVLAALPAPRQSISVFSAFFLNNRGLIVPRPVSEPGLDPFLAALAIGIVAALGLRHYAKRALFQRGQVIRIGPYVACCLVGLPLVAMLIFGWPVTFELPQLKGFNFAGGARIIPEFVALTVALSTYTAAFIAEIVRAGILSVHKGQMEAGSSLGLSRSTTLRLIVVPQAMRVIVPPLTSQYLNLTKNSSLAVAIGYPDLVSVFAGTAVSQTGQAIEIIAMTMGVYLLLSLTTSAIMSIYGWRINRSLAT; from the coding sequence ATGAGCATCGCGCCCCGAAAACCACCGCTGCAATTTGCCCTCAGGCTGAAGCGTATGCTTGGCGGCAAGGCCGGCTGGAACGGGTTGGCCGCCCAGATCGGCTTCGCCGCGATCCTGGCCTGGATCGCCTATGAGATCGTGGCGAATGCACGCTTGAACCTGGAGACCCAGCACATTGCGTCGGGCTTCGGCTTCCTCAACTACAATGCGGGCTTTGACGTCAGTCAGAGCCTGATCGCCTACACAAATGCCGACACCTACTGGCGCGTGTTCTTCGTCGGCTTGTTGAACACGATCCTGGTCTCGGTGATCGGCATTGTCTTCGCGACCGTGATCGGCTTCATCGTGGCGCTCTGCCGGTTGTCGCCGAACTGGCTGCTGTCGCGGATCGGCGGCATCTATGTCGAGATCATCCGAAACCTGCCGCTCCTGTTCCAGATCCTGTTCTGGTATCTCGCGGTGCTAGCTGCGCTGCCGGCGCCGCGGCAGAGCATCTCGGTCTTCAGTGCGTTCTTTCTCAACAACCGCGGCCTGATCGTGCCGCGACCGGTCAGCGAGCCGGGGCTGGATCCGTTCCTGGCTGCACTCGCGATCGGCATCGTTGCGGCGCTGGGCTTGCGGCACTATGCGAAGCGCGCTCTGTTCCAGCGCGGGCAGGTGATCCGGATCGGGCCTTATGTCGCTTGTTGCCTCGTCGGCCTGCCGCTGGTCGCGATGCTGATCTTCGGCTGGCCGGTCACCTTCGAGCTGCCGCAGCTGAAAGGCTTCAACTTCGCCGGCGGGGCGCGCATCATCCCGGAATTCGTCGCGCTTACGGTGGCGTTGTCGACCTACACGGCGGCTTTCATCGCCGAGATCGTTCGCGCCGGCATTCTGTCGGTGCACAAGGGACAGATGGAGGCGGGCTCCTCGCTCGGCCTGAGCCGCAGTACGACGTTGCGGCTGATCGTGGTGCCGCAGGCGATGCGCGTCATCGTGCCGCCGCTCACCAGCCAGTACCTCAACCTCACCAAGAACTCGTCGCTGGCGGTCGCCATCGGCTATCCGGATCTGGTGTCGGTGTTCGCCGGCACGGCGGTCAGTCAGACCGGGCAGGCGATCGAGATCATCGCCATGACGATGGGCGTCTACCTGCTGCTCTCGCTGACAACGAGCGCCATCATGAGCATCTACGGCTGGCGCATCAACCGGAGCCTGGCGACATGA